ATTACGTTGAGAGCGAGTTGACCACGACACACTGGTCCTTTAATAAAGGCCATAATGGTGTTTTGCGCATTGTCTAACATGAAGTGGAAGCGCGAGTTCACTGGTATCGCTTCGAAAGACGTCATGGGGTTAGCTGACACGTCTATATCATAGCTAGGAAGTTGTTTTACCTTGTAATCCGCATCAACAAACCATGTTTTCCAGTTTTGTAGACGTTCTTTATTCAATGCGAAAGGCATGTGAGTTTTGTCGACAATAGTGCCTTGCTCGGGTATTAGTCGATAGTAAACACGTCCAACTTTTGGATCGTCGTAAGGGCGACGAGTGCTAATGCGTTGAACGGCTTCGCCTGGAGGCGTGGCAGAGCGGACAAGCGTAAAAAAGCGAGTTGGCTGAGATAGGTCAGAGAAATACAGGTGTGATAAAAATAGGTGCTCGTAGATGTAGCGAGCGGAAAGTTGGCTCTTAAGGTCACTTTCATTAAAAAGGTTTTCATAGGTATCGACCAACGCTTGTTCACTGTCATTGAGGGGAATATGGTCATTCATCAGTGCACCATTTTCCAGCCAACTCATTAAGGTCGCATATTCCGTTTTATCTAAGTTAGGCATACCATAAGGCATCCCCCAAGTCGGGTAATCTCTTTCGTATTGAGCATATTCTTCAATAGTCGGACACTGTTGATCGCGATTGGTTGAAAAATCGAACCCTTCTAATTGCATTTGATCGGGGAGAGGGTGGTTTTCTTTCTGCATCAACATTCGAGAGACAAGACCTGCATCGAGGTTTGCGGTTGAATTCTGCATACGTTCGTTTAGCACAGGGTGGAAGCTTGCATCGCGCCACTCTTGCGTAGTGATTGCGTCTTCGAATAAACGAGTTGGAGCAGAGGCCGTTAAACGAGTGCCTTGGTAGACGAGTGTTTTGCTCGCACCTCGGTCTATGCCTTCCACAGACGACATTTTGAGTTGGCAAGGAGCGTCGTAACACGCGTGACAAACTACACAGCGGTTATCAATGATGGGCTTCACTTCGTCAATGAAGTGCTGGGCTTGAGCCGAGAGAATAGGGGCTTGGCGATCACGTACTTGTTGTTTACCAAACAGCTCGTCGAAGTTTAAACCCGCGTAGACAGCACAACCTGAGAAGACGCTAACAAAAGCTAAAATGAAGAGTTTTTTCAAATTCATACGTATTTAATATTAGACATTTTCTTTAATTATATCGAAAACGATTGAAAATGCTCATGTTCTAACGATTTTATAGACAAGATACGGATAGGATCGAATAACTCTCTCGCACTTATTATCTGAAATCGGGTCTCACTATTACACGCATGTAGCGGGTTATTGATTGACGTAACAAACTGAGAACGGCAATTCAAGACGCTCGAATTCTTTAATCCATCGCCATTGGTTGTCTTGCAGTTTATCTCCAGGCCCTTTGACTTCAATCCAATGAAACTCTTCGTCTTTGAACGCAATCAAATCCGGCATCCCAGTTCGAAACAGTTTTAAATCACTCAATATCACTTTGAAGAGATCAACAGCTAAGGCATTTGGAATCGAAGCCAAGCTGTGTTCGATGAGCGCCTTCGTGAAATAATTCCAATGAACAAAGGGATTAGCGATACCTTGTTTTTCATCGTAAGTGTCGCGCAAATGGTTTAGCCCATGTTTGGATATAGCCTGAAACACGGCTTCAACCTGTTCGGCTCTCTTGTCTACGAAATCTGAATGGTACAGATCCAGTGGCCGATGTTGGTATTGGTTGATAAAGGCGCCATCTACGTCTGCAAAAATCACATTCCAGAAAGCCAAACCAAATAAGCCACATAAAAAACTGTTCTCAGAGAAATAGACATTCCATCCTTGGCTTTCAAAGTGCTGCTTTACCGCAAGCTCGACTCGCATTTGACTGAGATCTAGCTCCAGCTTTATCTGATCGTAACTTGGTTTGGCGCTACGTTGTACTTTGTTTCCTTGCATACGGAATAACCTATGTTCAAGCTTAGCCGCGACCTCTAGCTCTGATACATCTGATGGCGTACTTTTCATTTCCGTGACAATGTCACACATTAGGTCTAGCTCACCTTGTTTGTCATAGATGCGAGCAAGTCGTTCTCTGCTGGGAGGAAGTATAGATTGCTTGAACCAAAAGACAGCTTGGTCGTTTAGGTTCAATCTTTCTAGATCGCGAGCAATATCATTGATCAAACGCGATCGTTTTCTGGCAATACTTCTGTGATCCGATTCAGTAGGTATCGACAGCAAAAGCTGCTCAAGAAACTCACTGTCTTTACGGTCCCCCTCAAAATACAAGCGTTGTACATCGTGCATTTGGATCAGTTGATTGAGCTGTTCTCTAGAGGTGAAGAAACGACACTGTTTGCTTAATGGGTAGTTTTCGAAGTTGTTGAGTCCAAGGTCGCTCAGAACGAATTGGCTTAGGTCTTGATAAGTATTGGCAAAGAAGAGCAGCAGCAATACATCAATCACTTCAGATTCGACAACGTAAATACAATCGAACGACAAGTTTCGGAACTGATCAAAAGGTTGGTGGTCAAGTAACGCCAAGAGTTCGTCTTTCTTCGCTGTCTTATTGTTTTTAAGAGATGGAAATGCGCTGAACAGCTCTGGTTTAGTAAGTAGATGCAATCCTAATTCGAGATCACTAATGACGAGGTTATGTTGTTCAGTTGGGTGACTTAACGTAATGAAGCTCGATGCGTTTAGCTCTTGTAGGGCGCTTTTCAGATCTGGAATCTCAGCATAGTCGAGCTTATCACTTCTAAACCAACAGCCCTTGCGAGAAAGCAAACGAACCATTAGACACTGGCTTGTAACCGAAAGACGTTTGTATTCAGACAACCAACGGCATTCATCGTCACTCAGAAGATCGGGATAGAGAGTTTGAGCGTGTTCAATCAGTCGATTAAAGTTGTCGAGATAATAAGTAGGGGAAAGCTGAGGAGTGGTTTCTATCGTCAATGGGTTAGTCGCTTGATACAAAAAGAGCCTAACCTTAAGGTTAAGCTCTTCTGTAACAAATTCAATCTTTTCTAACGATTAAGCTTGA
The Vibrio cyclitrophicus DNA segment above includes these coding regions:
- a CDS encoding fatty acid cis/trans isomerase gives rise to the protein MNLKKLFILAFVSVFSGCAVYAGLNFDELFGKQQVRDRQAPILSAQAQHFIDEVKPIIDNRCVVCHACYDAPCQLKMSSVEGIDRGASKTLVYQGTRLTASAPTRLFEDAITTQEWRDASFHPVLNERMQNSTANLDAGLVSRMLMQKENHPLPDQMQLEGFDFSTNRDQQCPTIEEYAQYERDYPTWGMPYGMPNLDKTEYATLMSWLENGALMNDHIPLNDSEQALVDTYENLFNESDLKSQLSARYIYEHLFLSHLYFSDLSQPTRFFTLVRSATPPGEAVQRISTRRPYDDPKVGRVYYRLIPEQGTIVDKTHMPFALNKERLQNWKTWFVDADYKVKQLPSYDIDVSANPMTSFEAIPVNSRFHFMLDNAQNTIMAFIKGPVCRGQLALNVINDRFWVFFIDPEKADLPEINAFYASQKKNLKLPSELTSNTVPVTNWVRYAKQQARYLNAKSDFTNQWFGSGVNLDTSIIWDGNGTNRNAALTIFRHFDSASVVQGLVGPQPKTAWILDYALLERIHYLLVAGFDVYGNFGHQLITRMFMDFLRLEGESNFLTLLPKDVRHIEHSSWYKNQSVQLSDFLQRNIAPFEQPTNVVYKTADPKRELLNMIEEKLEPVLDNRFDIVETGFSKKNEALLSQVNLIRGEGLRHVPQLIMIMIEGENGEEQLFTLIHNNAHSNISSLFDEEGNRDYANDDLTLVRGVIGSYPAAYLSLTEEQIPTLVSVLQKINSEEDYVALLDKFAVRRSSSEFWPFSDRVHRWYKKDQPIEFGLLDYNRFENR
- a CDS encoding VRR-NUC domain-containing protein, encoding MYQATNPLTIETTPQLSPTYYLDNFNRLIEHAQTLYPDLLSDDECRWLSEYKRLSVTSQCLMVRLLSRKGCWFRSDKLDYAEIPDLKSALQELNASSFITLSHPTEQHNLVISDLELGLHLLTKPELFSAFPSLKNNKTAKKDELLALLDHQPFDQFRNLSFDCIYVVESEVIDVLLLLFFANTYQDLSQFVLSDLGLNNFENYPLSKQCRFFTSREQLNQLIQMHDVQRLYFEGDRKDSEFLEQLLLSIPTESDHRSIARKRSRLINDIARDLERLNLNDQAVFWFKQSILPPSRERLARIYDKQGELDLMCDIVTEMKSTPSDVSELEVAAKLEHRLFRMQGNKVQRSAKPSYDQIKLELDLSQMRVELAVKQHFESQGWNVYFSENSFLCGLFGLAFWNVIFADVDGAFINQYQHRPLDLYHSDFVDKRAEQVEAVFQAISKHGLNHLRDTYDEKQGIANPFVHWNYFTKALIEHSLASIPNALAVDLFKVILSDLKLFRTGMPDLIAFKDEEFHWIEVKGPGDKLQDNQWRWIKEFERLELPFSVCYVNQ